In Acidobacteriota bacterium, the following proteins share a genomic window:
- the tatA gene encoding twin-arginine translocase TatA/TatE family subunit, translated as MEAELNLGVTELLIILAIVLLLFGSTRIPQLAKGLGEGIRNFKTSLKSSEKGEDEKDKPKAPEK; from the coding sequence ATGGAGGCTGAATTGAACCTCGGCGTCACAGAACTTCTCATCATCCTGGCCATCGTCCTCCTGCTCTTCGGGTCGACGCGGATCCCGCAACTGGCGAAGGGGCTCGGCGAGGGCATCCGCAATTTCAAGACCTCCCTGAAGTCGTCGGAGAAAGGCGAGGACGAGAAGGACAAACCCAAGGCCCCCGAAAAATAA
- the selB gene encoding selenocysteine-specific translation elongation factor produces MSVHLTLGTAGHIDHGKTTLLKALTGIDADRLKEAKERGITIDIGFAHWVDPPYTLGFVDVPGHERFVKNMLAGTGGIDGILLVIAADEGIMPQTREHFDIARLLGVRAGAVVLTKTDLADPDLLEVVEVEVAEMLAGSFLDGAPVIRFSAVTGEGLDTLKTVLRDLADSKTADREERIPRLFIDRVFTLKGFGTVVTGTVRGGPIRKNDTMVVSPAGTEAKVRNLQVHGAEEDVALPGQRAALNLSGVGHQAIERGVVLTTPSGLIPSTSILARVQLLPSFPRPVRSGVPVHFHLGSAEILARLRFLGQSALSPGEEGFARVLLESATPALPGDHFVFRQYSPLITMGGGTVLENHPEMLRRRNSLVLREQLGALGTSGETGLLRHLLGNAVGGGLALGELAALTGLPVEPLAARLAAAPPDACFVSCTADNTFWALSRSIDEAGAEIRDSLARHFEKNPYAPAIRKDEVLGRFRRLREPLVRHVLDRLAQAGHLRADDERLTLPGRPEDLARRHSAFLEALDQFLRDAGPTGVDRESLEPVLTRWEPAAPGALLDYALQTERVIRVHDGFYLHPAILDAFVSTLRANFSRETVFDAATVRDLVGLSRKPVIDLLEFLDRRGVTLRIGNGRRLK; encoded by the coding sequence ATGAGCGTGCACCTCACCCTCGGGACCGCCGGCCACATCGACCACGGCAAGACGACCCTCCTCAAGGCGCTCACCGGGATCGACGCGGACCGCCTCAAGGAGGCGAAGGAACGGGGCATCACCATCGACATCGGGTTCGCCCACTGGGTGGACCCGCCGTACACCCTCGGGTTCGTCGACGTGCCGGGTCACGAGCGCTTCGTCAAGAACATGCTGGCGGGGACGGGGGGCATCGACGGGATCCTCCTGGTGATCGCCGCCGACGAGGGGATCATGCCCCAGACCCGGGAGCACTTCGACATCGCCCGGCTGCTCGGCGTCCGGGCAGGCGCCGTGGTGCTGACCAAGACCGACCTGGCAGACCCCGACCTGCTGGAGGTCGTCGAGGTGGAGGTGGCGGAGATGCTCGCGGGGTCCTTCCTCGACGGCGCCCCCGTCATCCGGTTCAGCGCCGTCACGGGGGAAGGGCTCGACACCCTGAAGACCGTGCTCCGGGACCTGGCGGATTCGAAGACGGCCGACCGGGAGGAACGCATCCCCCGCCTGTTCATCGACCGGGTCTTCACCCTGAAGGGCTTCGGCACCGTGGTCACCGGGACGGTGCGCGGGGGCCCCATCCGGAAGAACGACACGATGGTGGTCTCGCCCGCGGGCACGGAAGCGAAGGTGCGGAACCTCCAGGTCCACGGCGCGGAGGAGGACGTCGCCCTCCCGGGGCAGCGGGCGGCCCTGAACCTCTCCGGGGTGGGGCACCAGGCCATCGAGCGGGGGGTGGTGCTGACCACGCCCTCGGGCCTGATCCCCTCGACCTCGATCCTGGCCAGGGTCCAGCTCCTCCCGTCGTTTCCCCGCCCCGTCCGGAGCGGGGTCCCGGTGCACTTTCACCTGGGCAGCGCGGAGATCCTGGCCCGTCTCCGCTTTCTCGGGCAGAGCGCCCTTTCCCCCGGGGAGGAAGGTTTCGCCCGCGTTCTCCTGGAGTCGGCCACGCCGGCCCTCCCCGGCGATCACTTCGTGTTCCGCCAGTACTCGCCGCTGATCACCATGGGGGGCGGCACCGTGCTGGAGAACCACCCCGAGATGCTGCGACGGCGCAACTCCCTCGTCCTGCGCGAGCAGCTCGGCGCCCTCGGGACCTCCGGCGAGACGGGCCTGCTGCGCCACCTCCTGGGCAATGCCGTCGGCGGCGGCCTGGCGCTCGGCGAACTGGCGGCCCTGACGGGGTTGCCGGTCGAACCCCTGGCCGCCCGGTTGGCGGCCGCGCCTCCCGACGCCTGTTTCGTGTCGTGCACCGCCGACAACACCTTCTGGGCCCTCTCCCGAAGCATCGACGAAGCGGGCGCGGAAATCCGGGACAGCCTGGCCCGTCACTTCGAGAAGAATCCCTACGCGCCCGCCATCCGCAAGGACGAGGTCCTGGGGCGTTTCCGGAGACTGAGGGAACCCCTGGTGCGGCACGTCCTCGACCGCCTGGCCCAGGCCGGCCACCTGCGGGCGGACGACGAGCGGCTGACGCTCCCCGGCCGCCCCGAGGATCTCGCCCGGCGGCATTCCGCCTTCCTCGAAGCCCTCGACCAGTTCCTCAGGGACGCGGGCCCGACGGGAGTCGACCGGGAGAGCCTCGAGCCCGTCCTCACGCGGTGGGAGCCGGCCGCCCCCGGGGCGTTGCTCGACTATGCCCTCCAGACGGAACGGGTCATCCGGGTTCACGACGGGTTCTACCTCCACCCCGCCATCCTGGACGCCTTCGTTTCCACCCTCCGGGCGAACTTTTCCCGGGAGACGGTGTTCGACGCCGCCACCGTGCGCGACCTGGTCGGCCTCTCCCGCAAGCCCGTGATCGACCTTCTCGAGTTCCTGGACCGGCGGGGGGTGACCCTGCGCATCGGCAACGGCCGCCGGCTGAAATGA
- the amrS gene encoding AmmeMemoRadiSam system radical SAM enzyme, translating into MQEALLYQRIEDDAVRCGLCAHRCRVSPGRRGVCGVRENRGGTLFSLVADRIVAEHVDPVEKKPLYHYQPASRSYSVAAEGCNFRCRFCQNSAISQLPLRGGPPAGRAVTPDELVQAALDSRCRSLSFTYTEPTVYFELARSTGIRARERGLGNVFVTNGYMTAEAAEACSAFLDAANVDLKSFSEDFYREVCGGSLQPVLDTIRRLSGAGVHVEVTTLLVPGLNDSPGEIAQIARFLAGVHPEIPWHVSAFHPDYRMTDRPPTPPEKLLEAHRIGTGIGLKHVYCGNVPGLGREDTACPACGALLIERRGFRVVRNRLDRPACPDCGAAVRIIL; encoded by the coding sequence ATGCAAGAGGCCCTGCTCTACCAGCGAATCGAGGATGACGCCGTCCGGTGCGGGCTCTGCGCCCACCGGTGCAGGGTCTCCCCCGGCCGGAGAGGGGTCTGCGGGGTCCGGGAAAACCGCGGGGGAACGCTCTTCTCCCTCGTCGCGGACCGGATCGTGGCCGAGCACGTGGACCCCGTCGAAAAGAAGCCCCTCTACCATTATCAACCCGCCTCCCGATCCTATTCCGTCGCGGCGGAGGGGTGCAATTTCCGGTGCCGCTTCTGCCAGAATTCCGCCATCTCCCAACTGCCGCTCCGGGGCGGGCCGCCGGCGGGCAGGGCCGTCACCCCGGACGAACTCGTCCAGGCGGCCCTCGACAGCCGGTGTCGCAGCCTGTCCTTCACCTACACCGAGCCCACCGTCTACTTCGAACTCGCGCGCTCCACGGGCATCCGGGCCCGGGAAAGAGGCCTCGGGAACGTGTTCGTGACGAACGGCTACATGACGGCGGAAGCCGCCGAAGCCTGCTCCGCTTTCCTCGATGCCGCCAACGTCGACCTGAAGAGCTTCTCGGAGGATTTCTACCGGGAGGTCTGCGGCGGGAGCCTGCAGCCCGTCCTCGACACGATCCGGCGCCTTTCGGGCGCCGGGGTTCACGTCGAGGTCACGACCCTCCTGGTGCCGGGCCTCAACGACTCCCCCGGGGAGATTGCACAGATCGCCCGTTTCCTGGCGGGAGTGCACCCGGAGATCCCCTGGCACGTGTCCGCCTTCCACCCGGACTACCGGATGACGGACCGCCCCCCCACCCCGCCGGAAAAACTGCTCGAGGCCCATCGCATCGGGACCGGGATCGGGCTGAAACACGTCTACTGCGGGAACGTCCCGGGCCTGGGCCGGGAGGACACCGCGTGCCCCGCCTGCGGCGCCCTCCTGATCGAGCGGCGCGGCTTCCGGGTGGTCCGCAACCGGCTCGACCGCCCGGCTTGCCCGGACTGCGGCGCCGCGGTCCGGATCATCCTCTGA
- a CDS encoding protein kinase produces the protein MKKLFGDAGYEVITAQDGKAALDLFAQEQPDVVLLSAMLSKVNGFDVCRQIKESDSGKGTAVIIATSVYKGQKYRVKAIHENKASEFVEKPIPDEQLLEIVRRYAGETQALISSKRDSIREKQREIAEEVAEESTIDSMLDASLKPSTARPVSPSAAPPEPVKAPPPVARVRPGPTAAEPEPRVLDVEKLLKDEIASTVLAQEVKSAPVDSDESLDRLLSDTLSGLGISLDTKDRAKAPKPAPAPAPVAAAAAAPAAPAAPAATAVAPVMPDTGQLKIKQLEEDILRDKDAEDSAKAVERLMMSFDTDLERKLSDTLSGVGLSDTSIGKVIESPRPEPEEEVVEEGQKFGEYALIEKIGHGGMAELFKAKKRGHEGFQKIVAIKRILPHLSDNKELVTMFIDEAKIAAQLTHQNIANIFDFGKIDNSYYIAMEHVDGFDLKKVLSKAKEIKIRVPHKIAAYIALQIASALDYAHHKKDFNNKEMNIVHRDVSPQNILISREGEVKLVDFGISKAESKIHHTVKGALKGKLLYMSPEQAWGKNVNKSSDIYSLGIVLCEMVSGKVLFEDSSEFDVLEKVRSGKIPLLDNELNNLPPRLKQIVDKALMIDSAKRYQNAASMIKDLHDYLHAGGAVPTPKDLAQILIRVFPDYFGLKEAEVQHLSFDEFQEGAESAAPKPPSEETVLLGQDEMAGLQAMPVETRARAAAPPAVNEEIIVSSQAKPADKPSSAPTAPFLTPVAAAPAKPMEPPTPTPQLKPAADQRKPLEIRKPAEAKKAPEPVKPPPKKAPEPKKPVEVRKAPEPVKAPEPKPAPAAPAAPKAPVVPKAPVAPKPADDKSPTKLLKEQKRASQAPAFTAAAPAGKPFPKGILIGAAAGVVIIILLIVLFMGGGKKEPEPAPGTRQEQAGPSEPSSEPGTSSGEPAPGETGETPSSTAPGPSQTAPVAGTRPDAKTPPPGTPQPPQPVRPNVQPAAIGVIPGAQGTSSVPLPTSGLPFLPPQPAPAAPAPVPTAPAPPPATAPRPAATPAVQPRSDFQLGLPTAQDQVKTGDLVALTSDVKPPKPVAQPSPSNPSDAAKRINIRGKVTVTCGLLVSHTGAVEKVIIRSVSPPNAGPIYSGPVQSALAKWRYTPAEKSGVKVKVWTNVTLAFEVR, from the coding sequence ATGAAAAAGCTGTTCGGGGACGCGGGTTACGAAGTGATCACCGCCCAGGACGGCAAAGCGGCCCTCGACCTTTTCGCCCAGGAACAACCCGACGTGGTGTTGCTATCCGCCATGTTATCCAAGGTTAACGGATTCGACGTCTGCCGGCAGATCAAGGAGAGCGACAGCGGCAAGGGAACGGCGGTGATCATCGCCACCTCCGTCTACAAGGGCCAGAAGTACCGCGTCAAGGCCATTCACGAGAACAAGGCCAGTGAGTTCGTCGAAAAGCCCATCCCCGACGAGCAGCTTCTCGAGATCGTCCGCCGGTACGCCGGGGAAACCCAGGCCCTGATCAGCTCGAAGCGCGACTCCATCCGGGAGAAGCAGCGGGAGATCGCCGAGGAGGTCGCCGAGGAGAGCACGATCGACTCCATGCTGGACGCCTCCCTGAAGCCCTCCACCGCGAGACCGGTTTCCCCGTCCGCGGCCCCGCCCGAACCCGTGAAGGCGCCCCCCCCGGTCGCCAGGGTCCGGCCCGGGCCCACCGCGGCGGAGCCCGAGCCCCGCGTCCTCGACGTTGAAAAACTCCTGAAGGACGAGATTGCGTCCACGGTCCTCGCCCAGGAGGTCAAGAGCGCACCCGTGGACAGCGACGAGTCCCTGGACCGGTTGCTGAGCGACACGCTCTCCGGCCTGGGCATCTCCCTCGACACCAAGGACCGGGCCAAGGCGCCGAAACCCGCCCCGGCCCCAGCTCCCGTGGCCGCGGCCGCGGCCGCCCCGGCCGCTCCGGCCGCTCCGGCCGCGACGGCCGTCGCCCCCGTCATGCCCGACACCGGTCAGCTCAAGATCAAGCAGCTCGAGGAGGACATTCTCCGGGACAAGGATGCGGAAGACAGCGCAAAGGCGGTCGAGCGGCTCATGATGTCCTTCGACACCGACCTCGAGCGGAAGCTCAGCGACACCCTCAGCGGCGTGGGGCTCTCGGACACCAGCATCGGGAAGGTCATCGAGTCGCCCCGCCCCGAACCGGAGGAAGAAGTCGTCGAGGAGGGCCAGAAGTTCGGGGAGTACGCCCTCATCGAGAAAATCGGCCACGGCGGGATGGCCGAGCTGTTCAAGGCCAAGAAGCGCGGGCACGAGGGCTTCCAGAAGATCGTCGCCATCAAGCGGATCCTCCCGCACCTCTCCGACAACAAGGAACTGGTGACGATGTTCATCGACGAGGCGAAGATCGCCGCGCAGCTGACCCACCAGAACATCGCCAACATCTTCGATTTCGGGAAAATCGACAACTCCTACTACATCGCCATGGAGCACGTCGACGGGTTCGACCTGAAGAAAGTGCTCAGCAAGGCCAAGGAAATCAAGATCCGGGTCCCGCACAAGATCGCCGCCTACATCGCGCTGCAGATCGCCAGCGCCCTCGACTACGCCCACCACAAGAAGGACTTCAACAACAAGGAGATGAACATCGTCCACCGGGATGTCTCACCCCAGAACATCCTCATCTCCCGGGAAGGCGAGGTCAAGCTGGTGGACTTCGGGATCTCCAAGGCCGAATCGAAGATTCACCACACCGTGAAGGGCGCCCTCAAGGGCAAGTTGCTCTACATGAGCCCCGAACAGGCGTGGGGGAAGAACGTCAACAAGTCCTCGGACATCTACTCCCTGGGTATCGTCCTCTGCGAGATGGTGAGCGGCAAGGTGCTCTTCGAGGACTCCTCGGAGTTCGACGTTCTGGAAAAGGTGCGCTCGGGTAAAATCCCCCTGCTCGACAACGAGTTGAACAACCTCCCGCCCCGTCTGAAGCAGATCGTGGACAAGGCGCTGATGATCGACTCCGCCAAGCGCTACCAGAATGCGGCCTCCATGATCAAGGACCTGCACGATTACCTGCACGCGGGCGGGGCGGTTCCGACCCCGAAGGACCTCGCCCAGATCCTGATCCGGGTGTTCCCCGACTACTTCGGCTTGAAAGAGGCCGAAGTCCAGCACCTGTCCTTCGACGAGTTCCAGGAAGGCGCGGAGAGTGCGGCGCCGAAACCGCCGAGCGAAGAAACGGTCCTCCTCGGCCAGGACGAAATGGCGGGCCTCCAGGCGATGCCCGTCGAAACCCGGGCCCGGGCGGCAGCCCCCCCCGCGGTCAACGAGGAGATCATCGTCTCCAGCCAGGCGAAGCCGGCGGATAAACCCTCTTCCGCCCCGACCGCCCCGTTCCTCACGCCGGTCGCGGCAGCCCCCGCGAAGCCCATGGAGCCCCCGACGCCGACGCCGCAGCTCAAGCCGGCCGCGGATCAGCGGAAACCGCTGGAAATCCGGAAACCGGCCGAGGCCAAGAAGGCCCCGGAACCGGTCAAACCGCCCCCGAAGAAGGCCCCCGAGCCGAAAAAACCCGTGGAAGTCAGGAAGGCCCCGGAACCGGTCAAGGCCCCCGAACCGAAGCCGGCCCCGGCGGCCCCGGCCGCCCCCAAGGCCCCCGTGGTTCCCAAGGCCCCGGTCGCGCCCAAGCCGGCGGACGACAAGTCGCCGACCAAGCTGCTGAAAGAGCAGAAACGAGCCAGCCAGGCCCCCGCGTTCACCGCCGCCGCCCCCGCCGGCAAGCCCTTCCCGAAAGGCATCCTCATCGGGGCCGCCGCGGGCGTCGTGATCATCATCCTGCTGATCGTCCTCTTCATGGGCGGCGGCAAGAAAGAGCCGGAACCTGCGCCGGGGACCCGGCAGGAACAGGCCGGCCCCTCCGAGCCCTCTTCGGAACCTGGAACGTCCAGCGGTGAACCCGCGCCCGGGGAGACGGGGGAGACCCCGTCCTCGACCGCGCCCGGTCCCTCTCAGACCGCGCCCGTCGCCGGAACCCGCCCCGATGCCAAGACGCCCCCGCCCGGGACGCCCCAGCCGCCCCAACCCGTCCGCCCCAACGTGCAACCCGCGGCGATCGGCGTGATCCCGGGCGCCCAGGGGACCAGCAGCGTTCCGCTCCCGACCTCCGGCCTGCCCTTCCTGCCGCCACAACCGGCCCCGGCGGCCCCGGCCCCCGTGCCCACGGCGCCCGCGCCTCCGCCGGCCACGGCGCCCCGCCCCGCGGCCACGCCCGCGGTCCAGCCCCGGAGCGACTTCCAGCTCGGGTTGCCCACGGCGCAGGACCAGGTGAAAACCGGGGACCTGGTCGCCCTCACCTCGGACGTCAAACCGCCCAAACCCGTCGCTCAGCCGTCTCCCTCGAACCCCTCCGACGCGGCCAAGCGGATCAACATCCGGGGAAAAGTCACCGTCACCTGCGGGTTGCTGGTTTCCCACACCGGCGCCGTGGAGAAGGTCATCATCCGGAGCGTGAGCCCCCCGAACGCCGGCCCCATCTACTCCGGGCCCGTTCAGTCCGCCCTCGCCAAGTGGCGGTACACCCCCGCGGAGAAGAGCGGGGTCAAGGTCAAGGTGTGGACCAACGTCACCCTGGCTTTCGAGGTCAGATAA
- a CDS encoding replication-associated recombination protein A, translating into MGGPSETHAESPPTGAEARGRPPLAERMRPTALEDFVGQEHLLVKDKPLHRLIQSRRPPSMVLWGPPGSGKTTLALIIARLLETQIISFSACLTGIKEVREAMSDAAFFREKTGNRTIIFIDEIHRFNKAQQDAFLPFVEKGQILLIGTTTVNPSFDLNPALLSRLKVFSLRSLSPGDVERILHRAVGDPENGVGDPRLSLSPEILIKIARFSDGDARQALNLLEELCAFAESRSDGAAPIVPTDDDLREVLHRKVLRYDKDGEEHYNLLSALHKSMRNSDPDATVYWVVRMLEGGEDPRNICRRIIQCASEDIGLADAQALHLAVRAWQAYEFLGLPEGRLAIVQAAVYNALAPKSNTILSAYLAAAKDVAESFQEPVPFHLRNAPTALMRAEGFGDGYLYAHDYPEGTTDMPCLPESLSGRSYYLPSNAGTESRIAEKLREIRQRKEQFTLNRPKRRR; encoded by the coding sequence ATGGGCGGTCCATCAGAAACGCACGCAGAATCCCCCCCCACCGGGGCTGAAGCCCGGGGGAGGCCCCCGCTGGCGGAGCGGATGCGGCCGACCGCGCTGGAGGACTTCGTCGGGCAGGAACACCTGCTGGTCAAGGACAAGCCCCTCCACCGGCTCATCCAGTCCCGGCGCCCGCCGTCCATGGTCCTCTGGGGGCCGCCCGGCTCGGGGAAAACGACACTCGCCCTCATCATCGCCCGGCTGCTGGAGACGCAGATCATCTCCTTCAGCGCCTGCCTGACCGGCATCAAGGAAGTCCGGGAAGCCATGTCGGACGCCGCGTTCTTCCGTGAGAAGACCGGCAACCGCACCATCATCTTCATCGACGAGATCCACCGCTTCAACAAGGCCCAGCAGGACGCCTTCCTCCCCTTCGTCGAAAAGGGCCAGATCCTGCTGATCGGGACCACCACCGTCAACCCCAGCTTCGACCTGAACCCCGCCCTGCTGAGCCGCCTGAAGGTCTTCTCCCTGCGGAGCCTGTCGCCCGGCGACGTGGAAAGAATCCTCCACCGGGCGGTCGGCGACCCCGAAAACGGCGTCGGCGACCCGCGGCTGTCCCTCTCCCCGGAGATCCTCATCAAGATCGCCCGGTTCTCAGACGGCGACGCCCGCCAGGCCCTCAACCTCCTCGAGGAACTCTGCGCGTTCGCGGAAAGCCGGTCGGACGGGGCCGCCCCCATCGTCCCCACCGACGACGACCTCCGGGAGGTCCTCCACCGCAAGGTCCTCCGCTACGACAAGGACGGGGAGGAGCATTACAACCTGCTGTCCGCCCTCCACAAGTCGATGCGGAACAGCGACCCGGACGCGACGGTTTACTGGGTGGTCCGCATGCTCGAGGGGGGGGAGGACCCCCGAAACATCTGCCGACGGATCATCCAGTGCGCTTCCGAGGACATCGGCCTGGCCGACGCCCAGGCGCTTCACCTGGCGGTGCGCGCCTGGCAGGCCTACGAATTCCTGGGGCTCCCGGAAGGCCGGCTGGCCATCGTCCAGGCAGCGGTCTACAACGCCCTGGCGCCGAAGTCCAACACGATCCTCAGCGCCTACCTCGCCGCGGCGAAGGACGTGGCCGAATCCTTCCAGGAACCGGTCCCCTTCCACCTGAGAAACGCGCCCACGGCGCTGATGCGCGCCGAGGGTTTCGGCGACGGTTACCTCTACGCCCACGACTACCCGGAGGGGACGACCGACATGCCGTGCCTGCCCGAAAGCCTCTCGGGCAGGTCGTACTACCTCCCCTCGAACGCGGGGACCGAGTCCCGGATCGCCGAGAAGCTGAGGGAAATTCGTCAGCGGAAGGAGCAATTCACCTTGAACCGCCCGAAACGTCGGCGATAA
- a CDS encoding RNA methyltransferase yields MSVRITSRQNPRVVALLRLRRLPPSESGCFFVEGEKLLGEALRSTHRIRALFVREGSEGVLPENLPPCERVTVSDGVMARLSSLKSPSAVLAEGVIDRRLLLERPAPPGPWLALDGLQDPGNVGAIYRSAAAFSLPFLILIPPAPDPFSEKVIRASAGASLRVPTWRPASVDALRAEADRAGLGIAVLHPRGETDLTALLAAERFLFVVGNEGHGVSEAIVSGASLRVRIPTSSCTESLNASTAASLLLFTLDRGYRSGLS; encoded by the coding sequence ATGTCCGTTCGCATCACCAGCCGGCAGAACCCCCGCGTGGTGGCCCTGCTCCGCCTCCGGCGGCTTCCCCCCTCGGAAAGCGGGTGTTTCTTCGTCGAGGGCGAAAAGCTGCTCGGGGAAGCCCTCCGATCGACCCACCGCATCCGGGCCCTCTTCGTTCGCGAGGGGTCGGAAGGCGTTCTGCCCGAGAACCTTCCCCCCTGCGAACGGGTGACCGTCTCCGACGGGGTGATGGCCAGGCTGAGTTCCCTCAAGTCGCCGTCCGCGGTCCTCGCCGAAGGCGTCATCGACCGCCGCCTTCTCCTGGAACGACCGGCGCCCCCCGGGCCGTGGCTGGCACTCGACGGCCTGCAGGACCCGGGGAACGTCGGCGCCATCTACCGGTCGGCCGCGGCGTTCAGCCTCCCCTTCCTGATTCTGATCCCGCCGGCCCCCGACCCGTTCAGCGAAAAAGTCATCCGGGCCTCGGCGGGGGCGAGCCTCCGCGTCCCCACCTGGAGACCGGCCTCCGTGGACGCCCTCCGTGCGGAAGCGGACCGGGCGGGCCTGGGCATCGCCGTGCTCCACCCCCGCGGCGAAACCGACCTCACGGCACTTTTGGCCGCGGAACGATTTCTTTTCGTCGTCGGCAACGAGGGGCACGGCGTCTCGGAGGCGATCGTCTCCGGGGCCTCGCTCAGGGTGCGGATCCCCACGTCGTCGTGCACGGAATCCCTCAACGCCTCGACCGCCGCCTCCCTGCTTCTCTTTACGCTGGATCGCGGGTACCGTTCCGGTCTTTCCTGA
- a CDS encoding LysM peptidoglycan-binding domain-containing protein: MRVVLLAVVTLVAGGPSVWGLPGPDLPRRPPSVQETDLPPDRSNLIEYSEELQPENLVLSACERSFAIGEFLWSCGRAEDALAQFTYALERLALNWQIFDTNPMARSRIYLLLMRAANYRRELEFFRRSEEDREDMANREIPPVERLEEDDGVNLHPDLEAFIQDNIRNGGYNIPITLNRQVGNFLGYFSDPKRKRSIEIGLQRLGRYRGTFERIFREEGIPLDLIFLGMVESNYSPNAYSRAKAKGIWQFIEETGRNYGLRIDWWVDERCDFEKSTRSACRYLKTLYEMFGDWNLAMAAYNSGENRILKILSNQPGKSFWEMCSDRNLPLETRNYVPAIQASVIISKHPDRFGLTPRKPDTLAYVTVEIPSPTDLRILSRIMGIPDTVLQDLNPSLRRMVTPPDTESYLINVPTGIPLAEFARVWDMPDFQRIDAQTHTVSDGETIHSIARKYDVAIPTLKDFNRIKDTQPSLPPGTVLQIPLASSYKKDLPQFRFDVYGKQDARYHKVRKGESLSSLCRKYGVSVKDVRKWNKLGKKSIRPGMVLSFGPSRSKGKGGGSREPGAVSTDGGTYQVRKGDTPASIAKKLKISTGALLSANNLKSGARLKAGTRLRVPDGGPGPGDDPGRNRKTAGRGKGKTGEKTASVNRKGTGKAPVVSEGSAGKGKTGAKTRPARSHKVRKGDTLFSLARKYGVDVAALKKANHLKSNDLRPGATLVVP, encoded by the coding sequence ATGAGAGTCGTCCTTCTCGCCGTCGTAACGCTCGTCGCGGGAGGTCCATCCGTCTGGGGCCTCCCGGGGCCGGATTTACCCCGGCGGCCCCCATCGGTCCAGGAGACCGATCTCCCCCCGGACCGCTCGAACCTGATCGAGTACAGCGAGGAACTGCAGCCGGAGAACCTGGTCCTGTCGGCCTGCGAGCGGTCGTTCGCCATCGGGGAGTTCCTCTGGTCGTGCGGGAGGGCGGAGGACGCCCTGGCCCAGTTCACCTACGCCCTGGAGCGCCTGGCCCTGAACTGGCAGATCTTCGACACCAACCCCATGGCCCGTTCCCGGATCTACCTCCTCCTCATGCGGGCGGCGAACTACCGGAGGGAGCTGGAGTTCTTCCGCCGGTCCGAGGAGGACCGGGAGGACATGGCCAACCGGGAGATTCCCCCGGTGGAGCGGCTCGAGGAGGACGACGGCGTCAACCTCCACCCCGACCTCGAGGCCTTCATCCAGGACAACATCCGCAACGGCGGGTACAACATCCCCATCACCCTGAACCGCCAGGTGGGAAACTTTCTCGGGTACTTTTCCGACCCGAAGCGGAAGCGCTCCATCGAGATCGGTCTCCAGCGCCTGGGGCGTTACCGGGGGACCTTCGAACGGATCTTCCGGGAGGAGGGAATCCCCCTCGACCTGATCTTCCTCGGCATGGTGGAGAGCAACTACAGCCCCAACGCCTATTCGCGGGCCAAGGCCAAGGGCATCTGGCAGTTCATCGAGGAGACGGGGCGAAACTACGGCCTGCGGATCGACTGGTGGGTGGACGAGCGCTGCGACTTCGAGAAGTCCACCCGCTCGGCCTGCCGCTATCTGAAGACGCTCTACGAGATGTTCGGGGACTGGAACCTGGCGATGGCGGCCTACAACTCCGGGGAGAACCGCATCCTCAAGATCCTTTCCAACCAGCCGGGGAAGAGTTTCTGGGAGATGTGCTCAGACCGCAACCTCCCCCTGGAGACCCGGAACTACGTCCCCGCCATCCAGGCCTCGGTCATCATCAGCAAGCACCCGGACCGCTTCGGCCTCACGCCGCGAAAACCGGACACCCTCGCGTACGTCACCGTGGAAATCCCCTCGCCGACGGACCTCCGAATCCTGTCCAGGATCATGGGAATCCCGGACACCGTGCTCCAGGACCTCAACCCCTCGCTCCGCCGGATGGTCACCCCCCCCGACACCGAGTCCTACCTGATCAACGTCCCGACGGGGATCCCCCTGGCGGAGTTCGCCCGGGTCTGGGACATGCCCGATTTCCAGCGGATCGATGCCCAGACCCACACCGTGTCGGACGGCGAGACCATTCACTCCATCGCCCGGAAATACGACGTCGCCATCCCGACCCTCAAGGACTTCAACCGGATCAAGGACACGCAGCCCTCCCTCCCGCCGGGCACCGTGCTCCAGATCCCCCTGGCGTCCTCCTACAAGAAGGACCTGCCGCAGTTCCGGTTCGACGTCTACGGGAAACAGGACGCCCGGTACCACAAGGTGAGGAAGGGAGAGAGCCTGTCCTCGCTCTGCCGCAAGTACGGCGTTTCGGTCAAGGACGTCCGCAAGTGGAACAAGCTCGGCAAGAAGAGCATCCGGCCGGGCATGGTGCTCAGTTTCGGCCCGTCCCGGTCGAAAGGGAAGGGGGGCGGTTCGCGCGAACCGGGGGCGGTGTCCACCGACGGCGGGACCTACCAGGTCCGGAAGGGCGACACCCCCGCTTCCATCGCGAAAAAACTCAAGATTTCGACGGGGGCCCTTCTCTCCGCCAACAACCTGAAGTCCGGCGCCCGGCTGAAGGCGGGGACGCGCCTGAGGGTGCCCGACGGCGGCCCGGGCCCGGGAGACGACCCGGGGCGAAACCGGAAGACCGCCGGCAGGGGGAAGGGAAAAACCGGCGAGAAGACCGCTTCCGTGAACCGGAAAGGAACCGGCAAGGCTCCCGTCGTTTCGGAGGGCAGTGCCGGGAAGGGGAAGACGGGAGCGAAAACCAGGCCCGCCCGGAGCCACAAGGTCCGAAAAGGGGACACCCTGTTCTCCCTCGCCCGGAAGTACGGCGTCGACGTGGCGGCTCTGAAGAAGGCCAACCATCTCAAGTCCAACGATCTCCGGCCGGGTGCAACCCTGGTCGTCCCCTAG